A genomic segment from Geitlerinema sp. PCC 7407 encodes:
- a CDS encoding RNA-binding protein: MSIYIGNLSYQATEEDVSSIFAEYGTVKRVQLPTDRETGRMRGFGFVEMSSDAEELAAIDALDGAEWMGRDLKVNKAKPREERPASGGWGGGGGGGGGNRGKRTDRRY; encoded by the coding sequence ATGTCAATCTACATTGGCAACCTTTCTTACCAAGCAACTGAAGAAGATGTCAGCAGCATCTTCGCCGAATACGGCACCGTGAAGCGGGTGCAACTGCCCACCGATCGTGAAACGGGCCGCATGCGGGGCTTCGGCTTCGTAGAAATGTCCTCTGACGCCGAAGAACTAGCGGCCATCGATGCCCTAGATGGCGCTGAGTGGATGGGCCGCGACCTCAAGGTCAACAAGGCCAAGCCTCGTGAAGAGCGTCCCGCCAGCGGCGGCTGGGGCGGCGGCGGTGGTGGTGGTGGCGGCAACCGCGGCAAGCGGACCGACCGTCGCTACTAA
- the rpsU gene encoding 30S ribosomal protein S21, giving the protein MAQVILGENEGIESALRRFKRQVSKADIFADMKKNRHFETPLQKAKRKALARRKKRRFRSKP; this is encoded by the coding sequence ATGGCTCAAGTGATTTTGGGTGAAAACGAGGGCATTGAGTCTGCCCTTCGACGTTTTAAGCGTCAGGTTTCGAAGGCTGACATCTTCGCAGACATGAAGAAAAACCGCCACTTCGAGACTCCGCTTCAAAAAGCCAAGCGCAAAGCTTTGGCCCGTCGCAAGAAGCGTCGCTTCCGCTCAAAGCCATAA
- the map gene encoding type I methionyl aminopeptidase, translated as MNHSHVLTMMGGSAPAHRGIVLFSERELAQMRRVGRLAAQLLQHLEPLVQPGVTTQELNDEAARWTEAHGAISAPLGYAPAGLPPFPGSICTSVNEVVCHGIPSPKQVLRSGDIINLDVTPILDGYHGDTSKTFWVGQPSPLARKLVEVTEACLTRGIAEIKPGARIGDIGAAIQEYAEAQGFSVVRDMVGHGVGRQFHTEPEIPHYGQRGTGLKLRPGMVFTVEPMINAGKPGIKILGDRWTTVTRDRQLSAQFEHTVAVTETGVEILTLP; from the coding sequence ATGAATCATTCCCACGTCTTGACGATGATGGGCGGCTCTGCCCCTGCCCATCGCGGTATTGTGCTGTTTTCAGAGCGAGAACTGGCCCAGATGCGGCGAGTAGGCCGCCTCGCCGCCCAGCTGTTGCAGCACCTCGAGCCCCTCGTCCAGCCCGGGGTCACCACCCAAGAGCTCAACGACGAAGCGGCCCGCTGGACCGAGGCCCACGGCGCCATCAGTGCGCCGCTCGGCTACGCGCCCGCTGGTTTGCCGCCCTTTCCGGGGTCCATCTGCACCAGCGTCAACGAGGTGGTGTGCCACGGCATTCCCAGCCCCAAGCAGGTTCTGCGCTCCGGCGACATCATCAACCTCGACGTGACGCCCATTCTGGACGGCTACCACGGCGACACCTCCAAGACCTTTTGGGTCGGCCAGCCTTCTCCGCTCGCCCGAAAGCTGGTCGAGGTGACCGAAGCCTGTCTGACGCGGGGCATCGCAGAGATCAAGCCGGGAGCCCGCATTGGCGATATCGGGGCGGCGATCCAGGAGTATGCAGAGGCCCAGGGATTTTCGGTGGTGCGGGACATGGTCGGCCACGGCGTCGGGCGGCAGTTCCACACGGAGCCCGAGATTCCCCACTACGGCCAGCGCGGCACGGGCCTCAAGCTGCGCCCCGGCATGGTGTTCACCGTGGAGCCGATGATCAACGCAGGCAAACCGGGAATCAAGATTTTGGGCGATCGCTGGACGACGGTAACGCGCGATCGCCAGCTTTCGGCCCAGTTCGAGCACACGGTCGCGGTGACGGAGACCGGGGTAGAAATTCTCACCCTGCCCTAA
- a CDS encoding ribbon-helix-helix domain-containing protein, translating into MGGKTDLDRVVAYIPAEVKRELEAWAEAEERSVSWVVAKLIDKALQERRQSQQAPKVVNLR; encoded by the coding sequence ATGGGTGGCAAAACAGATTTGGATCGCGTCGTCGCCTACATTCCTGCGGAGGTGAAGCGGGAACTGGAAGCCTGGGCCGAGGCAGAGGAGCGATCGGTGTCTTGGGTAGTGGCAAAGCTGATCGACAAAGCACTCCAAGAGCGACGCCAGTCTCAGCAAGCGCCGAAGGTCGTTAATTTGCGCTGA
- the hypE gene encoding hydrogenase expression/formation protein HypE, with the protein MLECPIPIQQYPYVLLAHGGGGRLMHQLIDRMFAPMVTSGDRPQHDAAILTLPGDRLAFTTDSYVVKPLFFPGGDIGSLAVNGTVNDLAMAGARPRYLSVGFILEEGLPMETLWRVVQSMKQAADRAGVAIVTGDTKVVDRGKGDGIFINTAGVGVLEHPLAIDPGAVQPGDAVLLSGDVGRHGIAIMAEREGLAFETTIESDCMPLAEPVLTLLEAGIEVHCLRDATRGGLASTLNEIAVAAQQAIALDETVIPVREEVRGACEILGLDPLYIANEGRFVAFVPQAQAEKAIALLQADQRRRGDLVNACQIGTVQPSDRPLVTLKSWIGAERILELLSGEQLPRIC; encoded by the coding sequence ATGCTGGAGTGCCCGATCCCGATTCAACAATATCCCTACGTTTTGTTGGCCCACGGCGGCGGCGGGCGGCTGATGCATCAGCTGATTGACCGAATGTTTGCGCCGATGGTGACGTCGGGCGATCGCCCCCAGCATGACGCCGCCATTCTGACCCTACCGGGCGATCGCCTCGCCTTCACCACCGACTCCTATGTCGTCAAGCCGCTCTTTTTTCCGGGGGGAGATATCGGTTCTTTGGCCGTCAACGGCACTGTCAATGATCTGGCCATGGCCGGGGCCCGGCCGCGCTATCTCAGCGTGGGCTTCATCCTAGAAGAAGGTCTGCCCATGGAGACCCTGTGGCGCGTGGTGCAGTCGATGAAGCAGGCCGCTGACCGGGCGGGCGTGGCCATCGTCACCGGCGACACCAAGGTCGTCGATCGCGGCAAAGGCGACGGCATTTTTATTAATACGGCGGGGGTTGGCGTCCTCGAGCACCCTCTCGCCATCGATCCGGGGGCCGTCCAGCCTGGAGACGCGGTCCTGCTGAGCGGCGACGTGGGCCGCCACGGCATCGCCATCATGGCCGAGCGGGAAGGCTTGGCCTTTGAAACGACGATCGAAAGCGACTGTATGCCGCTGGCAGAGCCGGTTTTGACTTTGCTGGAAGCAGGAATTGAGGTCCACTGCTTGCGGGACGCCACGCGGGGCGGACTGGCCAGCACCCTCAACGAGATCGCCGTGGCCGCCCAACAGGCGATCGCCCTTGACGAGACGGTGATTCCTGTCCGGGAAGAGGTGCGGGGAGCCTGCGAAATTTTGGGCCTGGACCCGCTGTACATCGCCAATGAGGGGCGGTTCGTGGCCTTCGTGCCCCAAGCCCAGGCAGAAAAGGCGATCGCCCTACTCCAAGCGGACCAGCGGCGACGCGGCGATCTGGTCAACGCCTGCCAGATCGGCACCGTGCAGCCGAGCGATCGCCCCTTAGTCACCCTCAAAAGCTGGATCGGGGCTGAACGAATTCTAGAGCTCCTCAGCGGCGAGCAGCTGCCCCGGATTTGCTAG
- the hypD gene encoding hydrogenase formation protein HypD: protein MKFIDEYREAGRAQEWAEAIDAITTHPWTLMEVCGGQTHAIVKYGLDTLLPPEIRLIHGPGCPVCVTASEVIDEAIAIASQPGVILCSFGDMLRVPGSRTEAGPEGLPLDLLSVKASGGDVRMVYSPLDAVKLAQANPDRSVVFFAVGFETTAPATAMAVYQAQQLGLTNFSLLISHVLVPPAMETILSSPQCQVQGFLAAGHVCTVMGYREYEAIAAQYHVPIVVTGFEPVDILQGIYLCIQQLETGVAQVENQYARSVRPQGNEPAQKLISEIFEIAPQQWRGLGEIPRSGLGLRAAYRAFDARDRFPQCRASGHDAAASECISGEILQGFRKPFECPAFGQRCTPEHPLGAPMVSSEGACAAYYRYRHRPAAIAQEAGAAI, encoded by the coding sequence ATGAAATTTATCGATGAGTATCGCGAGGCAGGCCGTGCCCAGGAGTGGGCCGAGGCGATCGACGCTATCACCACCCATCCCTGGACGCTGATGGAGGTGTGCGGCGGCCAAACCCACGCCATCGTGAAATATGGCCTAGATACGCTGCTGCCGCCGGAGATCCGGCTAATTCACGGTCCGGGGTGTCCGGTCTGCGTGACGGCCAGCGAGGTGATCGACGAGGCGATCGCCATCGCCAGCCAGCCAGGAGTGATCCTGTGCTCCTTCGGGGACATGCTGCGGGTGCCCGGATCGCGGACCGAAGCGGGCCCCGAGGGGCTGCCCCTGGATCTCCTCAGCGTCAAGGCCAGCGGGGGAGATGTGCGCATGGTCTACTCGCCCCTGGACGCGGTGAAGTTGGCCCAGGCCAACCCCGATCGCTCGGTGGTCTTCTTTGCGGTGGGTTTCGAGACGACGGCCCCCGCGACGGCCATGGCCGTCTACCAGGCCCAGCAGCTCGGCCTAACCAATTTCTCCCTGCTGATTTCCCATGTCCTGGTGCCGCCAGCGATGGAGACGATTCTCTCTTCGCCCCAGTGTCAGGTCCAGGGATTTTTGGCGGCGGGCCATGTGTGTACGGTGATGGGCTATCGCGAGTATGAGGCGATCGCGGCCCAGTATCACGTGCCCATCGTGGTGACGGGTTTTGAGCCGGTGGATATTTTGCAGGGAATTTATCTCTGTATTCAGCAGCTGGAAACAGGCGTTGCCCAGGTCGAAAATCAGTATGCGCGATCGGTGCGTCCCCAGGGCAACGAACCGGCCCAAAAGCTGATTAGCGAAATTTTTGAAATCGCGCCCCAGCAGTGGCGCGGCTTGGGGGAAATCCCCCGCAGCGGCCTGGGGCTGCGCGCGGCCTACCGAGCCTTTGATGCCCGCGATCGCTTTCCCCAGTGTCGCGCTTCGGGGCACGATGCCGCCGCCTCGGAGTGCATCAGCGGTGAGATCTTGCAGGGATTCCGCAAGCCCTTTGAGTGCCCTGCCTTTGGCCAGCGCTGCACCCCCGAGCACCCCCTCGGCGCGCCCATGGTCTCCTCAGAAGGGGCCTGCGCTGCCTACTATCGCTACCGCCACCGTCCCGCCGCGATCGCCCAGGAAGCGGGAGCCGCGATATAG
- the adhE gene encoding bifunctional acetaldehyde-CoA/alcohol dehydrogenase: MSETVFMKVTNLEELQALIQRVKSAQNTFSTYSQAQVDAIFKKAAIAANAQRIPLAKLAVSETGMGLVEDKVIKNHFASEYIYNKYKHEKTCGVLEEDKTFGFQTLAEPVGILAGIVPTTNPTSTTIFKALIALKTRNGIIFSPHPRAKQCTIEAARIILQAAVAAGAPEHIIGWIDEPTVPLSQALMQHPDIKLILATGGPGMVKAAYSSGHPSLGVGAGNTPAVIDETAHIKMAVSSILLSKTFDHGMICASEQSVIVVDEVYEAVKAEFRDRGAYFLTPDERDRVAQIILTNGHLNPEIVGQSAEAIAHLAGLDLTAGDREVPPKVLIGEVEVVGPQEAFAYEKLSPILAMYRAANFGEAVAKAEALVNFGGRGHTAVLYTNPGNTAHIQAFETQIETSRVLINTPSSQGAIGDLYNFRLDPSLTLGCGSWGDNSVSVNVGPKHLLNIKTVTERRENMMWFRVPPKVYFKYGCLPVALRELAGRQRAFIVTDKPLFDLGMTQGAIAVLEEMGLKTQVFYDVEPDPSLATVHKGLAEIQSFQPDVILAIGGGSPMDAAKVMWLMYEQPDVEFEGLATRFMDIRKRVYEVSPLGQKALMVCVPTTSGTGSEVTPFAVVTDDRTGIKYPLADYALTPSMAIADPDLVMHQPKKLTAYGGIDALTHALEAYVSVFATEFSNGMALEAIRLLMKYLPAAYQEGAANPKAREKVHYAATMAGMAFANGFLGICHSLAHTLGSTFHVPHGLANGLLITHVIRYNATDVPFKQAIFPQYKYPNTKWRYARVADYLGLGGQSDDEKVENLIAAIATLKQQLEIPATLRDALAVEESVFRARVESMADQAFDDQCTGTNPRYPLINDLRDLYLSAYYGSAQETTVPEPARS; the protein is encoded by the coding sequence ATCAGTGAGACGGTTTTTATGAAAGTCACCAATTTAGAAGAGCTGCAAGCCCTCATTCAGCGCGTCAAATCGGCCCAAAATACCTTTTCGACCTATTCCCAAGCCCAGGTAGACGCCATTTTCAAAAAAGCGGCGATCGCGGCCAACGCCCAGCGCATTCCCCTAGCCAAGCTGGCGGTTAGCGAGACTGGGATGGGCTTGGTAGAAGATAAAGTCATCAAAAATCACTTTGCCTCCGAATATATCTACAACAAGTACAAACATGAGAAAACCTGCGGCGTTTTAGAAGAAGACAAGACCTTTGGCTTTCAGACCCTGGCCGAGCCCGTGGGGATCCTGGCGGGGATCGTGCCCACCACCAACCCCACTTCCACAACCATCTTTAAGGCCCTGATCGCCCTCAAAACCCGCAACGGCATTATCTTTTCGCCCCACCCGCGCGCCAAGCAGTGCACCATCGAAGCGGCTCGCATCATCCTCCAAGCGGCGGTGGCGGCTGGCGCGCCGGAGCATATCATCGGCTGGATCGATGAGCCGACGGTGCCGCTCTCCCAGGCCCTGATGCAGCACCCCGACATCAAGCTGATCCTGGCGACGGGGGGACCGGGCATGGTGAAGGCGGCCTACTCTTCGGGGCACCCGTCCCTGGGGGTGGGCGCGGGCAATACCCCGGCGGTGATCGACGAGACGGCCCATATCAAAATGGCGGTCTCCTCGATCTTGCTGAGTAAAACCTTTGACCACGGCATGATCTGCGCCAGTGAGCAGTCAGTGATCGTGGTGGATGAGGTTTACGAGGCGGTGAAGGCCGAATTTCGCGATCGCGGCGCCTACTTCCTGACCCCGGACGAGCGCGATCGCGTGGCCCAGATCATCCTGACCAACGGCCACCTGAACCCAGAGATCGTGGGCCAGAGCGCAGAGGCGATCGCCCATCTAGCGGGCCTCGATCTCACAGCGGGCGATCGCGAGGTTCCTCCCAAGGTTCTCATTGGCGAGGTCGAAGTGGTCGGCCCCCAGGAAGCCTTCGCCTACGAAAAGCTCTCGCCCATTTTGGCCATGTACCGGGCCGCGAACTTCGGGGAAGCTGTGGCCAAGGCAGAAGCCCTCGTGAACTTCGGCGGTCGGGGCCATACCGCTGTCCTCTACACCAACCCCGGTAACACCGCCCATATCCAGGCCTTCGAGACCCAGATAGAGACCTCTCGGGTCTTGATCAACACGCCCTCGTCCCAGGGCGCGATCGGCGATCTCTACAATTTCCGGCTGGATCCCTCTCTCACCCTCGGCTGCGGCAGCTGGGGCGATAACTCTGTCTCCGTCAACGTCGGCCCCAAACACCTGCTGAACATCAAGACCGTCACCGAGCGGCGGGAGAACATGATGTGGTTCCGGGTGCCGCCGAAGGTCTACTTTAAATACGGCTGTCTGCCGGTGGCGCTGCGGGAACTGGCCGGTCGCCAGCGGGCATTTATCGTGACGGACAAGCCGCTGTTTGATCTGGGGATGACCCAGGGAGCGATCGCCGTTTTGGAAGAAATGGGCCTGAAAACCCAGGTCTTTTATGATGTGGAGCCAGATCCGTCTCTTGCCACCGTCCACAAAGGATTGGCTGAAATTCAGAGCTTCCAGCCCGACGTGATCCTGGCCATTGGCGGCGGATCGCCCATGGACGCGGCCAAGGTGATGTGGCTGATGTATGAGCAGCCCGACGTCGAGTTTGAGGGACTGGCGACGCGCTTTATGGATATCCGCAAGCGGGTATATGAAGTCTCACCCTTGGGCCAAAAAGCTCTGATGGTTTGCGTGCCCACGACCTCCGGGACCGGGTCTGAGGTCACTCCCTTTGCGGTGGTGACCGACGATCGCACGGGGATCAAATATCCCTTGGCGGACTATGCCCTGACGCCGTCCATGGCGATCGCCGATCCCGATCTCGTGATGCACCAGCCCAAGAAGCTGACGGCCTACGGCGGCATTGACGCCTTGACCCACGCCCTTGAGGCCTATGTCTCGGTCTTTGCCACCGAGTTTAGTAACGGCATGGCTCTGGAGGCGATCCGCCTGCTGATGAAGTATCTCCCGGCAGCCTATCAGGAAGGCGCCGCTAATCCGAAGGCGCGGGAAAAAGTCCACTACGCGGCGACCATGGCCGGGATGGCCTTTGCCAATGGATTTTTGGGGATTTGCCACTCCCTGGCCCATACCTTGGGCTCGACGTTCCATGTCCCCCACGGCTTGGCCAACGGGCTGCTGATCACCCACGTGATCCGCTACAACGCCACCGATGTGCCCTTCAAACAGGCCATCTTCCCCCAATACAAATACCCCAATACCAAATGGCGCTATGCCCGGGTGGCGGACTACCTCGGTTTGGGGGGCCAAAGTGATGATGAGAAAGTAGAAAACCTCATCGCGGCGATCGCCACGCTCAAGCAGCAGCTAGAGATTCCGGCGACGCTGCGGGATGCGCTGGCAGTGGAGGAGTCTGTCTTCCGGGCGCGGGTGGAAAGCATGGCCGACCAGGCCTTTGACGATCAGTGCACCGGCACCAACCCCCGCTATCCGCTGATTAATGACCTGCGGGATCTCTATCTGTCGGCCTACTACGGCAGTGCCCAGGAGACAACGGTTCCTGAACCGGCTCGATCCTAG
- a CDS encoding dihydroorotate dehydrogenase-like protein, translating to MDLTTTYLGLLLRSPLVVGAAAPLTEDLSNLQRIEAAGAGAVVLHSLFEEQIRQDMLDLHHHLQHGTESYAEALTYFPEPEIFHVGPETYLAHIRRAKELIEIPVIASLNGSTAGGWVNYARQIEEAGADALELNIYAIPTDFHLSGADIEQQYLDILRGVKAAVSIPVAVKLSPYFTNLAAMAHRLTCEGANALVLFNRFYQPDIDIEELEVRPHVLLSTPQAMRLPMRWIAILYGRIDADLAATSGIQRGVDVVRMLMAGAKVTMVVSALLRHGIDHLRVIEQELVQWMTEHDYQAVSELQGTMSQIYCPNPSEFERAQYMKAIQTYHPAPVTSSELR from the coding sequence ATGGACCTAACCACGACCTACTTGGGCCTCTTGCTGCGATCGCCGCTGGTGGTGGGAGCCGCCGCCCCGCTTACCGAGGACCTTTCCAACCTCCAGCGCATCGAGGCCGCTGGCGCTGGCGCGGTGGTGCTGCACTCCCTCTTCGAAGAGCAGATCCGCCAGGACATGCTGGATCTGCATCACCATCTCCAGCACGGCACCGAGAGCTACGCCGAAGCCCTCACCTACTTCCCAGAGCCTGAAATCTTCCACGTCGGCCCCGAGACCTACCTCGCCCACATCCGGCGGGCCAAGGAGCTGATCGAGATCCCCGTGATCGCCAGCCTCAACGGCTCCACGGCGGGCGGCTGGGTGAACTACGCGCGCCAGATCGAAGAGGCCGGGGCCGATGCCCTAGAGCTAAATATCTACGCGATCCCCACGGATTTTCATCTTTCGGGGGCCGATATCGAGCAGCAGTATCTCGACATCCTGCGGGGGGTCAAAGCCGCTGTCTCGATCCCCGTCGCGGTCAAGCTCAGCCCCTACTTCACCAACCTGGCCGCCATGGCCCACCGCCTGACCTGCGAGGGCGCCAATGCCCTGGTGCTGTTTAACCGGTTCTATCAGCCGGACATCGACATCGAAGAACTCGAAGTGCGGCCCCACGTCTTGCTCAGCACGCCCCAGGCCATGCGCCTGCCCATGCGCTGGATCGCCATTCTCTACGGCCGAATCGACGCCGATCTGGCGGCGACCAGCGGTATCCAGCGGGGGGTCGACGTGGTGCGAATGCTAATGGCAGGGGCCAAAGTTACCATGGTGGTGAGTGCCCTGCTACGCCACGGCATTGATCACTTGCGGGTGATTGAGCAGGAGCTGGTGCAGTGGATGACGGAGCACGATTATCAGGCCGTCTCTGAGCTACAGGGCACCATGAGCCAGATCTACTGCCCCAACCCCAGCGAATTTGAGCGGGCTCAGTATATGAAGGCCATTCAGACCTATCACCCCGCACCGGTCACCAGTTCTGAGCTTCGCTAG